In Candidatus Bathyarchaeia archaeon, the following are encoded in one genomic region:
- a CDS encoding cytochrome c biogenesis protein CcdA, whose protein sequence is MPKSVKIAKKATRFKEGMLYVMTFGIGFVSAAIFLGATFALILLSIPSLQNAFVWIICAFVIIFGFNLLGLFKLPFQTKSLLKKLTERYVFTYAGLFSLGFLFYFLDPCISPFLFSVLVMLQNSEFTFPLILFCLGAILPFIFIGIAAGSASKLTRKTYKHRRKIRAIQWSNPNKLRYLPHLIISSLTRHTLVNVSQ, encoded by the coding sequence ATGCCAAAAAGTGTTAAGATCGCAAAAAAGGCAACACGTTTCAAAGAAGGAATGCTATATGTTATGACCTTTGGGATAGGCTTCGTTTCTGCCGCCATTTTTCTTGGAGCAACCTTTGCTCTAATATTACTTTCAATACCCAGTCTTCAAAATGCCTTCGTTTGGATTATATGCGCTTTTGTCATCATTTTCGGATTTAATCTGTTGGGTTTGTTCAAACTACCCTTTCAAACAAAATCCTTACTGAAGAAACTGACAGAAAGATATGTGTTCACTTATGCTGGGCTTTTTTCTCTTGGTTTCCTTTTCTACTTTCTAGATCCTTGCATTTCTCCATTCCTGTTCAGCGTGCTGGTGATGCTTCAAAATTCCGAATTTACATTTCCCCTGATACTCTTCTGTTTAGGTGCAATACTACCTTTCATTTTCATCGGAATTGCCGCTGGTTCTGCATCAAAACTAACCAGAAAAACCTACAAACATCGCCGCAAAATCCGAGCAATCCAGTGGTCTAATCCTAATAAGCTACGCTATCTACCTCATCTTATCATATCTTCTTTAACTCGGCATACGCTTGTTAACGTTTCTCAATAA
- a CDS encoding GNAT family N-acetyltransferase, whose amino-acid sequence MSRGKELVIIREADETDDFAIKDVVKSVAAEKYYIVPEDSREDWHETIKEIKKRKGVIIVAQVKDKIVGMAYLVRGKFEKNKHVASLGITILKSYRQMGIGTAMMNHLLEWAKKQESLEKITLEVFLTNKPAINLYRKLGFEIEGVRKKQYKIGEKYVDEVTMAKFLT is encoded by the coding sequence ATGAGTAGAGGGAAGGAGCTAGTTATAATACGCGAGGCAGATGAGACTGATGACTTTGCAATAAAAGATGTCGTTAAAAGCGTTGCAGCCGAAAAATATTACATTGTTCCAGAAGATTCAAGAGAAGATTGGCATGAGACTATTAAAGAGATAAAGAAAAGGAAAGGAGTAATTATAGTCGCACAAGTCAAAGATAAAATCGTAGGTATGGCATATCTAGTTAGAGGAAAATTTGAGAAGAACAAACATGTCGCGTCTTTGGGTATCACTATTTTGAAGAGTTACAGGCAAATGGGCATCGGCACAGCAATGATGAATCACCTACTCGAATGGGCAAAAAAGCAAGAGAGCTTAGAAAAAATCACATTAGAGGTTTTCTTAACAAACAAGCCTGCAATAAACCTTTACCGCAAACTTGGCTTTGAAATTGAAGGTGTAAGGAAAAAACAGTACAAGATTGGAGAGAAATACGTTGACGAAGTAACAATGGCAAAATTCTTAACCTAA
- a CDS encoding carbohydrate kinase family protein produces the protein MTHFDVVGFGALNVDKLFRVNKIAGAEEEGFIIECEEACGGSAANTIVGLARLKCKVGFIGKVASDREGKMLVEDFRREGVDTSGIIHVNNGRSGVVMGFVDEKGERALYVDPGVNDTIGFDEIDKKYAFQTKFLHLTSFVGEKSFQTQRKLVEVLPKTVKVSLDPGELYARKGIAKLEPMISKAFVLMPNQAELKLLTRVNDYEKGAEVLLEKGVRVVAVKLGSKGCYVTDGKEKHLIEPFKVRVIDTTGAGDAFCAGFLYGLLRNKSLYECGKLGNFVASRCIMKMGARTGLPHLEDLEKGKLA, from the coding sequence ATGACACATTTTGACGTTGTTGGATTTGGCGCGTTAAACGTAGACAAACTCTTCAGAGTAAATAAGATAGCTGGTGCGGAAGAGGAGGGCTTCATAATAGAATGCGAGGAAGCTTGCGGCGGTTCAGCAGCTAACACAATCGTGGGTTTGGCGAGGCTTAAGTGCAAAGTGGGCTTTATTGGAAAAGTAGCAAGTGACAGAGAGGGCAAGATGCTTGTTGAAGATTTTCGCAGAGAAGGCGTCGACACAAGCGGCATTATTCATGTGAATAACGGGCGAAGCGGCGTGGTGATGGGGTTCGTGGACGAGAAAGGCGAACGCGCATTGTATGTGGACCCTGGTGTGAACGACACGATAGGCTTTGACGAAATAGATAAAAAGTATGCTTTCCAAACGAAATTTCTGCATTTAACATCTTTTGTCGGAGAGAAATCCTTCCAAACTCAGAGAAAACTAGTTGAAGTTCTTCCCAAAACTGTTAAGGTAAGTCTTGACCCTGGAGAGTTGTATGCACGAAAAGGAATCGCCAAGCTGGAGCCCATGATAAGCAAGGCGTTTGTTTTGATGCCAAATCAAGCTGAGCTTAAACTGTTAACAAGAGTGAATGATTATGAGAAGGGTGCTGAGGTGTTGCTTGAGAAAGGCGTAAGAGTGGTTGCCGTAAAACTCGGTAGCAAAGGCTGCTACGTGACGGACGGAAAAGAAAAACACTTAATAGAGCCTTTCAAAGTTCGAGTCATCGATACGACAGGTGCGGGCGACGCTTTCTGCGCAGGCTTTCTCTACGGACTGCTCCGCAACAAGAGCCTTTACGAATGTGGAAAACTTGGCAATTTTGTAGCTTCCAGATGCATAATGAAAATGGGCGCTAGAACGGGACTTCCACACCTTGAAGATTTAGAAAAGGGTAAGCTGGCATGA
- a CDS encoding formylmethanofuran--tetrahydromethanopterin N-formyltransferase, whose amino-acid sequence MVKKGLIEDTYAEAFEGIYCRIIVTADDEETLRKAALHATATPSIVIGRVEGGIEKWLKEKETPDKRKGVVLQFWGGIDPKKPFSESLKKFEIELSYRIRQDILVKPFTAVFDAMSKAEGKIDMMERVGHCGDGYEWTEKRYGREVIIVPIMVPDFIIERHIGYAHGVMGANFWVMCKTKEALKEAGAKALSAIHKINGVITSFDICSAGSKPETRFPWIGPTTNHPYCPSLKKKLGKESKVPEDVGYIPEIVINGVSLDAVKKAMKVGIEAAVDVDGVVKVSAGNYGGKLGEYKIYLRELFA is encoded by the coding sequence ATGGTCAAGAAAGGTTTGATTGAAGACACTTACGCGGAAGCTTTTGAAGGCATCTATTGCCGAATAATTGTGACGGCTGATGATGAAGAAACGTTGCGTAAAGCCGCGTTGCATGCGACAGCCACGCCATCAATAGTCATCGGTAGAGTTGAAGGCGGAATAGAGAAGTGGCTGAAAGAAAAAGAAACTCCAGACAAACGCAAAGGCGTAGTTCTGCAATTCTGGGGCGGAATAGACCCAAAAAAACCATTCAGTGAATCATTAAAAAAATTTGAAATCGAGCTTTCTTACAGGATAAGGCAAGACATTCTCGTTAAGCCCTTCACCGCAGTTTTTGACGCGATGTCCAAGGCTGAAGGAAAAATTGACATGATGGAACGTGTGGGACACTGTGGCGACGGTTACGAGTGGACTGAAAAGCGTTATGGACGTGAAGTGATAATCGTGCCGATAATGGTTCCAGATTTCATAATTGAACGCCACATTGGCTACGCGCATGGTGTGATGGGCGCAAACTTTTGGGTGATGTGCAAAACTAAAGAGGCGCTTAAAGAGGCTGGTGCAAAAGCCTTAAGCGCCATACACAAGATAAACGGCGTAATAACCTCCTTTGATATTTGCTCTGCTGGGTCAAAGCCTGAAACGCGTTTTCCATGGATTGGTCCGACAACAAATCATCCTTATTGTCCATCGCTTAAGAAAAAGTTGGGTAAGGAATCGAAGGTTCCCGAGGATGTCGGCTACATTCCTGAAATAGTGATTAACGGTGTCTCTTTGGATGCGGTGAAAAAGGCCATGAAAGTCGGCATAGAAGCAGCTGTGGACGTTGATGGTGTTGTGAAGGTTTCTGCTGGAAACTACGGTGGAAAACTGGGTGAGTATAAGATTTATTTGCGCGAGCTGTTCGCATGA
- a CDS encoding HAD hydrolase family protein, protein MKRVFVSDCEGPISKNDNAFELTAHFVPDGDKLFTVISKYDDVLADVLKKSHYKAGDTLKLILPFLKAYDVTDSKMREFSAQNLILISNVKATLQHVKKIAYTFIVSTSYEHYMKALCKAIAFPYESTYCTKLNIDKYHITEEEKAKLKKLAKEIAKMPLMAIPKNAKSLEDFSEQDQETIRRLDEIFWTEMASMGSGKILDEVNPVGGSEKAEAINDVAQKVGVALADVMYVGDSITDVEAFRLVREHGGLAVSFNGNQYAVKNAEIAVLSENSIVTTVIADAFATFGKEQTIRLVENWTREVLAKSGVNKTLLTNLFRLYPRELPKVKIITNENMETLAKESSEFRKKVRGEAIGRLG, encoded by the coding sequence GTGAAGCGCGTCTTCGTTTCCGACTGTGAAGGACCCATATCCAAAAACGATAATGCCTTCGAACTGACAGCGCACTTTGTTCCCGACGGCGATAAACTCTTCACAGTAATCAGCAAATATGACGATGTTTTGGCAGATGTTCTCAAGAAATCACATTACAAGGCTGGCGACACGTTAAAGCTCATCTTGCCCTTCCTCAAAGCTTATGATGTTACAGACAGCAAAATGCGCGAGTTTTCAGCGCAAAATCTAATTTTAATCTCAAACGTGAAGGCCACGCTACAACACGTTAAGAAAATAGCTTACACGTTTATCGTAAGCACAAGCTACGAGCATTACATGAAAGCCTTATGCAAAGCAATCGCTTTTCCATACGAGAGCACTTACTGCACAAAACTAAACATCGACAAGTATCACATAACGGAAGAGGAAAAGGCAAAACTGAAAAAACTTGCAAAGGAAATCGCCAAGATGCCTCTTATGGCTATTCCTAAAAACGCAAAATCGCTTGAGGATTTTTCAGAACAAGACCAAGAAACGATTCGGAGGCTTGATGAGATTTTCTGGACTGAAATGGCAAGTATGGGGTCTGGAAAGATTTTGGACGAGGTTAATCCTGTTGGCGGCAGCGAGAAGGCTGAAGCGATAAATGATGTGGCGCAGAAAGTAGGCGTTGCATTGGCGGATGTTATGTATGTTGGCGACAGCATAACCGACGTCGAAGCCTTCCGACTTGTCCGCGAACACGGCGGCTTAGCAGTTTCTTTCAATGGCAACCAATACGCTGTGAAGAATGCTGAAATCGCGGTTTTGTCAGAGAACAGCATAGTAACCACTGTTATTGCAGATGCTTTTGCCACTTTTGGAAAAGAGCAAACTATACGGCTTGTTGAGAATTGGACTCGTGAAGTATTGGCAAAAAGCGGAGTAAACAAAACCTTGCTCACTAATCTTTTTAGGTTATATCCCCGCGAGTTGCCTAAAGTTAAAATAATAACAAACGAGAATATGGAAACTCTGGCAAAAGAGAGTAGCGAATTCAGAAAAAAAGTGAGAGGAGAAGCCATCGGACGGTTGGGATAA